The genomic window CTTTTCCCTATTGAAGGGCACATCTCCTGGCAATCCACTTGTGAGCCCAGGCTCAGCTGCACCCGCCCTgacaaaaaaatcaaaacaaatactaggaaaaatcaaaaaaatgcaaaaaatattgTGTGGTacataatttgatgcgtgaggtccgctctAGTTTTAAAATCATTTGGACAtatgagcagctctcggcaaaaaagacaaattcggggtctgtaaaaatgtttattgttcatgcattGTTTTGAcctaatttgtcttttttgctgagagcttctCAGAAGTCCAAATGATCTAAAATTTGGAGCGAACCTCACGTGATAAATTGTCTACCAtacaaaaaattggaattttttgaatttttattttattttttgtgatttgtttttTGGGCGGGTGCAGATGAGTCTGGGCATTGAAACACCGCACGCCATATCTCCTCTTCATCCTACTATTTCAAGAGGAATTAATTAAATGCACCAGGACATGAAACTGTTTGTCATCACCCCAAAAACTTGATAAGCTGTGAGAAAAAAAATCTCCGACCAAAAGCCACCAAGCAAAAACTTGTCCAACAAGGATATCAAAGAAGAGTGCGACCACACACGAAATCATTCAATAGCTAGGAACAAATACGCTCTCTATAACAACAAAAAAGTCATCGAGGATGTAAAGTGAAGGTATTTTAACATCGAAGTATCTTCAAACCGGATGGATGAGAAAATATCTCTCAAGTAAAATATTGTTTGACGACGTCAAAAGGTATGAaataagaaaatgaaaaaaaaattatctCCATAAATCTTGGAATAGATGTGATCTATTTTTCTTGCAACAAAATGTGACAAACATGACCCCAAGATTTATCTCGATAAATCAATCTTGGAATATAATGGTTTTTTAGAAATAACCACATATATTTCATTAGACAAACGTATTACAAAGACATGTGGTCATCAAAGAAGACACACATAGATGTCTTGCAGTATTGCATCAAAGACTTCACAAGAACTAAAACTATAATTTCACTTCGGCAGAATCTTGTGCCACGCCCAAACGTCGCCCACCATCGTCCTCCTTCGCCGCTGAGGTAACGTCGAAGAAAGAGGGGAACCGCCTTCATACCAAGATCTAGAGGAGCACCTTTGCATACAATGGTGTTTTTCGAGCCGATGAACCCGACCGTCGCAAGCGACGAGACCGAGATTTTGTGACATGTCGTCCGGGGTTCTTCCTCGTGTCCGCTAGATCCCAGCGTTGTCCACTTCATTCGACTAGGTCGAAGAAGATGAATGCCGCTGCATTCCATCATCCACGCACCCCACTGCAAGACACCAAACACAACCGCAACAGTCGGCACCAAGGCCACCCGAGAGAGAGTGAAGCGCCGACCATCAGACACAAATGTTACAAGATCTGAAGACCNNNNNNNNNNNNNNNNNNNNNNNNNNNNNNNNNNNNNNNNNNNNNNNNNNNNNNNNNNNNNNNNNNNNNNNNNNNNNNNNNNNNNNNNNNNNNNNNNNNNNNNNNNNNNNNNNNNNNNNNNNNNNNNNNNNNNNNNNNNNNNNNNNNNNNNNNNNNNNNNNNNNNNNNNNNNNNNNNNNNNNNNNNNNNNNNNNNNNNNNNNNNNNNNNNNNNNNNNNNNNNNNNNNNNNNNNNNNNNNNNNNNNNNNNNNNNNNNNNNNNNNNNNNNNNNNNNNNNNNNNNNNNNNNNNNNNNNNNNNNNNNNNNNNNNNNNNNNNNNNNNNNNNNNNNNNNNNNNNNNNNNNNNNNNNNNNNNNNNNNNNNNNNNNNNNNNNNNNNNNNNNNNNNNNNNNNNNNNNNNNNNNNNNNNNNNNNNNNNNNNNNNNNNNNNNNNNNNNNNNNNNNNNNNNNNNNNNNNNNNNNNNNNNNNNNNNNNNNNNNNNNNNNNNNNNNNNNNNNNNNNNNNNNNNNNNNNNNNNNNNNNNNNNNNNNNNNNNNNNNNNNNNNNNNNNNNNNNNNNNNNNNNNNNNNNNNNNNNNNNNNNNNNNNNNNNNNNNNNNNNNNNNNNNNNNNNNNNNNNNNNNNNNNNNNNNNNNNNNNNNNNNNNNNNNNNNNNNNNNNNNNNNNNNNNNNNNNNNNNNNNNNNNNNNNNNNNNNNNNNNNNNNNNNNNNNNNNNNNNNNNNNNNNNNNNNNNNNNNNNNNNNNNNNNNNNNNNNNNNNNNNNNNNNNNNNNNNNNNNNNNNNNNNNNNNNNNNNNNNNNNNNNNNNNNNNNNNNNNNNNNNNNNNNNNNNNNNNNNNNNNNNNNNNNNNNNNNNNNNNNNNNNNNNNNNNNNNNNNNNNNNNNNNNNNNNNNNNNNNNNNNNNNNNNNNNNNNNNNNNNNNNNNNNNNNNNNNNNNNNNNNNNNNNNNNNNNNNNNNNNNNNNNNNNNNNNNNNNNNNNNNNNNNNNNNNNNNNNNNNNNNNNNNNNNNNNNNNNNNNNNNNNNNNNNNNNNNNNNNNNNNNNNNNNNNNNNNNNNNNNNNNNNNNNNNNNNNNNNNNNNNNNNNNNNNNNNNNNNNNNNNNNNNNNNNNNNNNNNNNNNNNNNNNNNNNNNNNNNNNNNNNNNNNNNNNNNNNNNNNNNNNNNNNNNNNNNNNNNNNNNNNNNNNNNNNNNNNNNNNNNNNNNNNNNNNNNNNNNNNNNNNNNNNNNNNNNNNNNNNNNNNNNNNNNNNNNNNNNNNNNNNNNNNNNNNNNNNNNNNNNNNNNNNNNNNNNNNNNNNNNNNNNNNNNNNNNNNNNNNNNNNNNNNNNNNNNNNNNNNNNNNNNNNNNNNNNNNNNNNNNNNNGTCCTCCATTTTCGAAGTGATGACAGTATATCTCGTGGGAAAATTGTTTCCACAGTTCAATATCCCTCCCTTTGATGAAAAAAAATTACACTCAGCTTCTGCATCACAGGATGCATAACGAAAATTGTTTTGTTCGTTCTGTGCTGGAACACTATATCTTGTGTAAAATAAATGTTTCAACAATATCGACATTCCCTCCCATAAAATAAAATCATCAATAGCTCACTTCTCTATATACCTGGATGGTAAGTAATGGCCGGTGTGAGCACCCAAGACGGCACGCCAATTATCACCACTACGTAGACAAGTCACTATATGCACCCAATTATGCAAGAAAAATAATATAAGTCAAGAACTGTCTGGACGCAGATGGAGCTTTCTACAGATGGGGACAAGAATTTGGCACCACCCACTCAGTTTACCTCTCACCTTTTTGCATTGCTTTCATATGTAAAAAATAGTGAGTGGATTTGCGATCTGCCTTAAAATGACAAGATGGGGGTTGTGGGTTTTAAAAACTTCCAAATGCATTCTTTATGTTCACATgtttatttattttgtatttgtTTGTGCATGTCATAAAAATTATAAATTTCCACAAGCATACAtaatattcaatgatctacatCGACAATAGGGTTTGAGATTTTTCaaagcatgacaaaaaaatcaaATGAGGTCGGCTGGAAATTAAAGATATGTTCGGAGATCCAAACAATTATGATCTCTTTGATACAAACTTCAAAGGAATCATTATAGAAAAATAGGAGATTATAATTGTTAGATTATTTTCCTACGGGACTAGTTGGGCTGGAAACCATAACAATATTTTCTATNNNNNNNNNNNNNNNNNNNNNNNNNNNNNNNNNNNNNNNNNNNNNNNNNNNNNNNNNNNNNNNNNNNNNNNNNNNNNNNNNNNNNNNNNNNNNNNNNNNNNNNNNNNNNNNNNNNNNNNNNNNNNNNNNNNNNNNNNNNNNNNNNNNNNNNNNNNNNNNNNNNNNNNNNNNNNNNNNNNNNNNNNNNNNNNNNNNNNNNNNNNNNNNNNNNNNNNNNNNNNNNNNNNNNNNNNNNNNNNNNNNNNNNNNNNNNNNNNNNNNNNNNNNNNNNNNNNNNNNNNNNNNNNNNNNNNNNNNNNNNNNNNNNNNNNNNNNNNNNNNNNNNNNNNNNNNNNNNNNNNNNNNNNNNNNNNNNNNNNNNNNNNNNNNNNNNNNNNNNNNNNNNNNNNNNNNNNNNNNNNNNNNNNNNNNNNNNNNNNNNNNNNNNNNNNNNNNNNNNNNNNNNNNNNNNNNNNNNNNNNNNNNNNNNNNNNNNNNNNNNNNNNNNNNNNNNNNNNNNNNNNNNNNNNNNNNNNNNNNNNNNNNNNNNNNNNNNNNNNNNNNNNNNNNNNNNNNNNNNNNNNNNNNNNNNNNNNNNNNNNNNNNNNNNNNNNNNNNNNNNNNNNNNNNNNNNNNNNNNNNNNNNNNNNNNNNNNNNNNNNNNNNNNNNNNNNNNNNNNNNNNNNNNNNNNNNNNNNNNNNNNNNNNNNNNNNNNNNNNNNNNNNNNNNNNNNNNNNNNNNNNNNNNNNNNNNNNNNNNNNNNNNNNNNNNNNNNNNNNNNNNNNNNNNNNNNNNNNNNNNNNNNNNNNNNNNNNNNNNNNNNNNNNNNNNNNNNNNNNNNNNNNNNNNNNNNNNNNNNNNNNNNNNNNNNNNNNNNNNNNNNNNNNNNNNNNNNNNNNNNNNNNNNNNNNNNNNNNNNNNNNNNNNNNNNNNNNNNNNNNNNNNNNNNNNNNNNNNNNNNNNNNNNNNNNNNNNNNNNNNNNNNNNNNNNNNNNNNNNNNNNNNNNNNNNNNNNNNNNNNNNNNNNNNNNNNNNNNNNNNNNNNNNNNNNNNNNNNNNNNNNNNNNNNNNNNNNNNNNNNNNNNNNNNNNNNNNNNNNNNNNNNNNNNNNNNNNNNNNNNNNNNNNNNNNNNNNNNNNNNNNNNNNNNNNNNNNNNNNNNNNNNNNNNNNNNNNNNNNNNNNNNNNNNNNNNNNNNNNNNNNNNNNNNNNNNNNNNNNNNNNNNNNNNNNNNNNNNNNNNNNNAATTTAggtttttataaacttggtcaaacatagaAACATTTGAAGAAAAAAAGTAGAGCTTATATTTTGAAAATGGGATTTAGTAAGTACACCAATAATTCGATATACCCACAAAATGCTGGCTTTAGTTCCTTTCATGGTTCCTTTGTTGTAAGAAAGAAGCTAGTAGACACAAAGGGAATCAAATCATGGGAGGAGGCGGCCCTATCCTTATTCCTCTTCCCCACGCGGTTGCTCCCGTCCATCCTTTGCCAAAGGTGCAGCATCTCGCATTTCCTTCTTCATCTTCTCTTTCTCCTCCTTCCTTGATGCTCACTCGCCTATAAATAGCCCTCGCTGCCTGCCATTGTTACTCAAGCCAGCAAGCAAGAAGCACAGAAGAAGCTCCTAGCCAACACCAATCAAAGCTTCCATCCAATCCCAAGCAACCTCGACGATGTCTTGCTGCGGAGGAAACTGCGGCTGCGGCAGCGCCTGCAAGTGCGGCAACGGCTGCGGCGGCTGCAACATGTAcccggaggccgaggccgccggcgccaccctcctcgtctccgccaccgccacccacAAGGCGTACGTCCCTTCTCTTCTCCTCAGCTCATACATCATCATGCACTCGATCGTAATAGACAGAATATGACTGTATGTTGATCTTGGTATGGATGGGGTACGTGCAGGAGCTCCGGCGGCATGGAGATGGCGGCGGAGAATGGCGGCTGCGGCTGCACCCAGTGCAAGTGCGGCACCAGCTGCGGCTGCTCCTGCTGCAGTTGCTAGATCCATCATCGGTCATGCATGCACCGCGTGCATCATATCTTTGATCGATCCATCCATCTACTTACCATGTAACGCTACCTGATCGAGGGTCTTTGTATGTATGTACGCACCtgcctgcatgagcagagcagGTGCCATGCCATGCATGTAAACCCCTAAATAAAATCTCCCGTGGTTTAACCTATATAAATGCGTTTGTGTTATAGACCAGCTTCTGGCCCACGTTTACTATCAACTTGCAAGGTGCCTGGGTTGTTAATAGACCAGCTGAATGAGCTTCAGGTGCTACATTCGTGAAAAGGACTCGTGGTTTATAACGCATATTGTAGCCTACTAGCCACATATCAGCTGCGCTCAATATGCAGGATTTCCATTGGATCAGATCTTTCGCTTTGACGAATTTGGACCTAGCGAAAAGGATTCTTAAGCCTTCGCGCAAACAAGCAAAGTAGAAGCAAGACGAGGAAGTGGAGCTGTCGTAGAAGCAGTAGCTTCCCCCGACAATATACAATACAACAGTAGCGACCATGAATAAAAAAGCCCCTTGTTTAACGAGTTCGCTGCTTTTCCCAGGCCGGAGAAGGGCAACTACTTATTGATTGATCGCCTTTCTTTGATATGTGTTCAATTTAGTATAATACAAACTACAACTAGATCAATGCGGAAGGGCCACTCACTATAGAAGCTATAACTAGAAAAGCCCTAGCCAATAGTTTAGTAGTCGGCCAAACCCCCATGCTCACGacatgttcttgatattgattgagtTGGAGAGAGTCAGAGACTACCACGGAATCCTTCCATAGTCACCCCGGTGACCTTCGTCACCAAAGCGTCACAACAGTTTCCAAGACCCCTCATATAATCTCCAGtggggatcagtcggagcacatAAGAATGCCGACCACTACATAAGCCGCTGGCGGAGAAAGCTCGAAGAGCTTCCCTTCATTCGCTTCGCGGGAGTCGCACACAGCACATAGCTGGAAGTCAGAGGGCCCGTACTACCTGCCTAACCCTTCGCTCTGAGGGACCGTAGAACGGAAAGCGCCTTCTAAACAACTCGGCAGAAGGGAAGGGGCCTATGTATTTGCATGACCCCTGCGGATTTGACCCTACCTACACCCGGAGCCAACCCCCTAGCGGTCCTGCCACCACGCCGCAGAACAGGAGCTCGTGTGGAACCTTGGATTTCTGGCATAACAGTGATGGAAGGTATCAAAATATTACGGCTGCATAACCATAACATAGTATATACGCTAAGGTCGGCCAAAATATGGACACCCGAAGGGCCCGGCGCGCACAATCCTATCCTATCCGAGCCCGTCATTGCATGCACTTCGGACAGCCGTCCGTAGCATCATAAGGAGCACCTCCCTTTCGAGGTACCCAAATGGAACGGTCTTTATTTGTGTTGTTGGTTGATCTTTCTCAACGTGGTCTATAGCACGAATAACCATTCTTTACAAGATAGGGCCGTTCACATGAAAGAAAATACAAAATCCATTCTTCATGGTCAGACGCATTTCTCCAAATCCTCCAGGATCACAAGTGGAACGCTAAGCAAGGGTGGGGAGGCTGCGAGCTCTGCGTCGAACAGAAAGAACCAAGCAGGGGGTGTTGCCGTAGCGCGACGGAGAGCAAGCGTAGGCAACCAAACTAAATAAGGCTACAAAAGTAGCTAGCTAGCGTTTTTAAGCTAGCTGCCTTTTCTAGCGCGCGTACTCTTCTGTGGAGTCGCAAGGAACGAGCCTTGTCTTCCCTCCAACGACTAGCTCCCTTTTCTTATTTCGGTCACCCTTCTCTTGTCGTGGAAGGACTTTTGCTTGTGGTGTGGTCCAACCCGTGGACGGAGTCGTCCTCATCCCCCCATTGCTCAGTGCTCCCTGCAGCTTCGCTGGGCTTTACCCGCGTGGGCGCGGGCTTCTATAAGAGAATGAAAAGCTCTCTTTTTACAATAAAATGCGAACCACACGGAGCCCACCCTTTTTCGTTTTTTGCCGCCACTGGGTGGCCACAGGGGAAACACATCCCGGCCGCCTCTCGGGAAAGGGGGGTGGGCCTACCTATCCCGAGGGAGCAGCTGAGAGGTTCAATATGCCGAGCCGAAGGGCAGAACTTCAATGTGTGATCATAGTATGTCACCTCGTCTCGTCCTCGCAGCATCGAAGAGTACCTATGCACTATGTTCGGTTCACTGATAAGGAAGATAGAGTTGGGGTGGGGGTCTACGATGTGATTCTATAGTATGCCCCGGGGAGAAAGATGCACAACTCAAAACGGAAGCAGGAAGCGTGTTGTCAAAAATGTTGGAGGTTACCGGATCTCCGAGACTACTATCGATCCGACAGAGCGGAACGACCAGAAAAAGAAGTGGAGTTAGAAAGCCGTATGATAGGTGGTAACTATCTTGTACGGTTCGGGGGGTAAGCGGCGTACTCTGGGGGAATATTAGGCTCTATCGACCATACAGGGAATTGGAGGTAGCATTTTACTTATGTTAAGTCATGGACTGGTTTCTTCAGCCCTTTTTCTATGTGTTGGTGTTCTATATGACCGACATAAACTCGACTTGTGAGATATTATGGAGGTTTAGTGAGCACCATGCGGAATTTCTCTACCATTTTCTTATTTTTCACTTTAGCCAATATGAGTTTACCTGGCACTAGCAGCTTTATCGGGGAATTTCTAATCTTAGTAGGAGCTTTCCAAAGAAATGGCTTAGTAGCCACATTAGCTGCGCTTGGGATGATTTTAGGCGCAACATATTCCCTTTGGCTATATAATCGTGTGGTTTCTAGAAATTTAAAACCCGATTTCCTCTATAAATTCTCCGATCTAATTGGTAGAGAAGTTTCCATATTTCTACCTTTTCTTGTTGGAGGGGCGACCGTCCGTTGAACTACCAAAAAATGGTAAACCAATGTGATCATGACATTGTAGGTGCTTGCGATGGGACGGATGTGACTTCCCTCATAAGTAATGGGTGGCATAGCTCGTAGCAGAAGTccccttttttatccatttctttATTACCCcagaggggccaagccttgcgggacCGAGAGAAAGAAAGGACGGGGGGcgaccatgcatggcacttctcgACCGTGTCTCCGAGGAACAGTTGAACGAGCGACTCATGAATGCTACCGGGTCGGACGAGCCAATAACTCGAACGTGTTCGGTCATTTTTTTGAGAAAGAATCACAGTGTTACCTTACCTTCACCATGATACGGACTCCAAGTTCTTATGGCAGAGCACGAGGAGTTTCCTTCAATATGATGATGAGAGTGGAAACCAGAAGCACGACTGGGTCTTCGTAGTCCGAGATCATACTTATATATCAGTCACAGTAATGTAAGCATGAGAATTTTTGGTAGTACCGGTGAACCAGATGGCCACAGCGAGGGAATCTGGGACGGAGGACTCGTAATATCTCTATAGATCTGGCAAAAGCGAAAGACCCTAACATCAGGGGCTGACCAATGAGCTCACTCAGGCCCCGCTGGGCGGTCCAGAGTGGGTGCGAGCTGGAATTGCCATAGCTTATGGTTAGAGCAATAGGAAAGGGCCCGGCAGAGAGAACAGTCAGGATAACGAGCGTGGAGCCCACTTGGCAGGCGGCAGGAGCAGCGGGCAAGTGCTTGCTTGGTAGGCCAACAGCCCTGTGAACCGGGCGGGGCACTCGACGAAAGGGGGGCATGCTGAGCAAGTACGCAAAATTGGCCCTGTGGAGCTTTCAAAAAGAAAAGCAAGGACCACTACGGGAGGTCGAACCACGGACCGGAGGTAGTAGAACGTAATCCGCACCGGTCAATATTGGATCAAACAATAGGGGACCGTAGCACTGACCTTTTTTTCAAGACAATAGGTATTGTTCCCTACCAACACAAGGGACACTCTCGACGGATCCTCCACGCGCTGGGCATACCATAGTTCTTCCGTTCGTCTTTATCATGGCGGAAACAGAACAAGAGGGAAAGACCCGGCCGACTCACCAAGGGCTCGAGGGCGAGCCATACGAGAGTGAGTCGAATTCTGTTTACGTACTCGGTTTGGGTTCGGTCCCCTCTCGATCTTTTgtgtataagggaagggggaaggagtctAAATCTATGGACATTAATGAACCACCATTGATGGACGTTGCACATGACACAAGAAATTTGACTCGACGATCCGGTGCTAATAGAAGTCGCTTACTCTCCGCCTAGCGAAGGTGCCAGATCCTTAAAGTAAAGTATCTATCAGCCTAGTGTACCAACCACGTGGTATGACGGGCACTCAAAGACCTGACGAATGAGGGGCCACCCCACCTAAGAGCGCTTATGTCATATGGGAACTCTCGGCTGGAAACAATCCTTATGGTTTTTATATCCGGTTAGAATAATAAGAAAGAATCAAAGTCCATGTTGGTTGGTGAGCCTAGTGATAGGACACTATCTAGCTTGGTTCGGAGAGCACTTGTTGGGTTTCAGATTCGTTTTTTGCTAAATGTTACGGCCCAAATGCTGAACTATTGACCCTACTTGTTCGGATGGGTGTTCACCCCAAAGTGTTCCCGGACTGCATGCATACATCCTTAAGTAACTTAGTGCAACATGGCAAATTTCATTGAGAAGAATCAGCAAACAAAATAAATCTTCTCCGGGTGACAGGGCCGCTTCGTTAATAGATCATGCATATTGTCGAGTTTTGTGTTTTATAGCGCAAGATTTTGTTTTTACAAAAGGTGGATCCCAACAAGACACGATGGTATGCGTATCTTGTAGTCTATCTGTCTTCTTGAGAAAATACATTAATGTCTCATGGTGTAGTAGGTTATCACGTCAGTCTAACACACTACATGGCGAAGCCAAATTGTTATTGTTTTTTTTCCTGCAAAACTACAAAATGCACCAATAAATCTTTGTCATTTGCTAGTTTCCCATTCTCGCGACTCTTAatatgaagcccatgaagacattaAAGATAGCGGTGGACAGCTAAGGGCCtaaggcccaagggcgacttagTGCCCGTAggtataaaccgccatatatgtaaaacgtgtattgtaaggcatgtaaagatagtcactgagtcggacacgttgtctatgagccatCCGGGACTCTATGatccgctgggcgtcgacctgtctatataaagggacgacccggcggcggttcaggacaagaaacaagagatcgaaagctaggtcaagcagaTTTGCTCCCTgataatcgagacataagcaatgcCACCCAAAAACTggattgtaggcttttaccttcaccataaggggccgaaccagtataaaccctgtgtcctttgtcccatttaacccctttaagctaacctagaggcgatggctccacgactaagtcctttcacgaggacatttgtcgtgactattccacgacagctctcctcccgatgagcacgtgcaggggtctgatTGCATGCCTCCCGTAATCAAATAGCTACCCcacatggcacctcctagccaataaaaaaagggacgcgtggtggcacgtcattggtaagtagaacgcccacggtttcaataatagttgtgtttccgatttgtaacgtgacaacacttgttccaaaatgactttgttgatttttaatgtgtgcgtcttcgcaaatcggacagaaaaattaccacagcatgttggtgccatgtcatgacaccatgccaagtttcatgattttcaggcatgttttggacaccatgccaagtttcatgattttcagacgtgattttcatgcatgttttggacaccatgccaagtttcatgatttaccGCAGAATGTTGGTGtcatcatgacaccatgccaagttccattagtgccggttccaacggctagccgggaggagctctttagtaccggttcgtggcaaacctttagcaccggttcgtgccacgaaccggtactaatgagagtggtggcaggatcatgtcagagtggggcccttccagcacctttagtatcggttcgtggcacgaaccggtactaaaggtcgtcctatataaacccttcgtccacccgcactctgttcttccccctttcccctctccctctcctctattcttcccttcttcctctcgagttcatcacaaaatttgccccaaatttgtcaagatttgcaggccctcatccattcaaatgatcaccaaggttagcaactttgtcctttcatctctcattgctagattagctcttgcattggtttatatagtgattaattgtgggttttagtaatttgggaggaataatatgtggtagtatttgatttatatgcaatttgagttcaaaataacacttagtttgcatatgtaggtgtggtttacttagtgccttctaaatctccgtcgtaaccaccgtcgatcgcccacaccatcccgtcgccggcaccaccttgtggtgagcctcttgttcatgaaattttatataaaaaattgatgtttgtgtgatttggatatatagttactcgtataataattatcttgcATGTACGTTGtctgttatacatagtgccatggttttgatatccgtccccgtcggccctcgtccttgttatgattcggatgtgttatattctcttttaaaactatttgttgcatttcgtgtttatgacaaattatgcccatcaagttgacatagatatttttatctaggaggtatgtgaaccggaaattccaaccgaccctattgtctagaggttaaatttagttggaagagaaaacgagtacttgaaagaaaatttgaaaagaattgagggagAGAAGATGGAAttagagttgcatgttgccgatgtcgtcgatgatcacaagatcaagatggagaaaatgcgcttgaagattagaaagattagaaaatatgccatcgatagtgaggcttggtatcattatgctgttggatcaattgttaccttagttgcgatcttgatcgcatttgttgttgcatttaaatgctttagctggagagttatttgtttgttgcatttaagtgttgtatgaacttgtattaatttggtctattcggtgttgtgtaatgaagatgagccggcaatggatgtacgatgaccgatgctctccccagttcattgagggcgtgcatacttttctgcttgtggctgaggcaaacaagcgggcggatggttttatgccttgtccatgtgctggctgtaagaatggtcgcaattactctacgtcaagaaccattcacgtccacct from Triticum aestivum cultivar Chinese Spring chromosome 3B, IWGSC CS RefSeq v2.1, whole genome shotgun sequence includes these protein-coding regions:
- the LOC123067034 gene encoding metallothionein-like protein 2C, with translation MSCCGGNCGCGSACKCGNGCGGCNMYPEAEAAGATLLVSATATHKASSGGMEMAAENGGCGCTQCKCGTSCGCSCCSC